A portion of the Pedobacter cryoconitis genome contains these proteins:
- a CDS encoding LA2681 family HEPN domain-containing protein produces the protein MKKKNKGIMSVDDGNPISITESIALIGQYFDYALDNGDPSYITRGIALAEKINEANCTQQELITLHYFLSNGWFSLQGFQQVHLDADLTLGRMEMTRGLFHLRRCIAFPGFQNTQAELQCQAYTNLGNHFSHVGQFIEAIQYWRKALEIIPYFPMAMGNMGMGLYRYASAQHLDTHRDIFVHQAYQWLKDGYSLRKFIHPSAAGEFRSLLRAIEKNWPEEFLTRKMDFSFALGKQRKIKEYREWGIANGLYLNPLNDLGALELASHDCLHLPSITVSLDSRPKYHSLYNQLKQEYGTARFLFYEGTQLPAHSYSDKDIKLVDTLDYADYSFNLEKVKIAYRLIYSIFDKIAYFLNDYLAIGIPINQISFRVLWHADRKGETIRPQFSGSSNLALKALYWLSRDLFDKGSNQELLEPEAKELADIRNHIEHRSFKIKQYGNWGEIEDGFTFAIGREEFEQKTLKQLKLARAALIYLSLAIHEEEKHRVRKGHTIPYYLPDMRQDYKI, from the coding sequence ATTGCCCTTATTGGCCAATACTTTGATTATGCCTTAGATAATGGTGATCCTTCTTATATCACCAGGGGTATTGCGCTGGCTGAAAAGATCAATGAGGCAAATTGCACTCAGCAGGAGCTGATTACCCTGCATTATTTTCTCTCCAATGGCTGGTTTTCCTTGCAGGGCTTTCAGCAAGTGCACCTAGATGCGGATTTGACACTCGGTCGGATGGAGATGACCAGAGGATTGTTTCACCTGCGGCGTTGCATTGCCTTTCCGGGTTTTCAGAACACACAAGCAGAACTTCAATGTCAGGCGTACACCAATCTGGGCAATCACTTTTCTCATGTGGGTCAGTTTATAGAGGCCATCCAATACTGGCGCAAGGCTTTGGAAATCATTCCATATTTCCCGATGGCTATGGGAAATATGGGCATGGGTTTGTACCGTTATGCTTCAGCACAGCATCTGGATACCCACAGGGATATTTTTGTCCACCAGGCCTACCAATGGCTAAAAGATGGGTATTCGCTTAGAAAATTTATCCATCCCTCTGCGGCAGGAGAATTTAGGAGTTTGCTTAGGGCGATCGAGAAAAACTGGCCGGAGGAGTTCTTGACCAGGAAGATGGATTTTTCCTTTGCACTTGGTAAGCAGCGAAAGATAAAGGAATATCGGGAATGGGGTATCGCCAATGGCCTTTACCTGAATCCGCTGAACGATCTGGGCGCTCTTGAACTGGCTTCCCATGATTGCCTGCACCTGCCATCAATAACTGTCTCGCTGGATTCCAGGCCCAAATATCATTCACTTTATAACCAGCTCAAGCAGGAATATGGGACGGCTAGGTTCCTATTTTACGAGGGCACGCAGCTGCCTGCCCATTCGTATTCCGACAAGGATATCAAGCTGGTGGATACCCTGGACTACGCTGATTACTCTTTCAACCTAGAAAAGGTGAAGATTGCCTACCGGCTGATTTATTCTATATTTGATAAAATTGCATACTTTCTCAATGATTACCTCGCAATTGGCATCCCTATAAACCAGATCAGCTTTCGCGTACTCTGGCATGCAGACCGTAAGGGCGAAACCATTAGGCCACAATTTTCAGGAAGTTCGAACCTGGCGCTTAAAGCTTTGTACTGGCTGAGCAGGGATCTTTTTGACAAAGGGAGCAACCAGGAGCTTCTGGAACCTGAGGCCAAGGAACTTGCCGACATCCGTAACCACATCGAGCACCGTTCCTTTAAGATCAAGCAGTATGGCAACTGGGGCGAGATAGAGGACGGCTTTACTTTTGCAATAGGCCGGGAGGAGTTTGAACAGAAAACGCTCAAACAGCTGAAACTGGCCAGGGCTGCACTGATTTATCTCTCGCTGGCCATCCATGAGGAGGAAAAGCACCGGGTGAGAAAGGGACATACAATCCCCTATTATCTCCCTGAT